Genomic DNA from uncultured Methanospirillum sp.:
GAGATATCCTTGTCATGTCGATCGAACGACTGATCCATTAACCATGAAGGTCTTTCCTGCAGTAGATATCCTTGGAGGCAGTTGTGTGCAGCTTGTCCAGGGAAAGCGTGAGTCCGCAACCACATACGGGGATCCACTCACCTGTGCCAGGACCTGGCTCTCTAAAGGAGCAGAGGCTCTTCACATCGTCAATCTGGACGGGGCATTCGGATCGTCTGCGGCAAATGCAGAACAGATCAGAAGAGTCATTGATGACACAGGTGTTGAGACCCAGCTCGGTGGCGGGATCCGTTCGCTTGAAGATGCACGTTCATGGCTCGACACCGGCATAGATCGTGTTATCCTAAGCACCTTTGCGGTGAACAGTCCGGACTGCCTTGTCACTCTGTCAGAAGAGTTTGGTTCAGATCGCATTATGGCAGGAGCAGATGCAAGACAGGGGCAGATCGTCGTTGACGGGTGGGAACGCCAGGCAGGAGATTATCTTGACTGGGCTGAACTCTTCATCTCAAAAGGGGCAGGTTCACTTCTTTATACCAACGTGAACGTGGAGGGGCTCTGCAGGGGAATAGAAGCAGAGCCTGTGAAGCTGCTCACCAGCAGGGTTACGGCCCCGGTCATCGTTGCAGGAGGGATCACAAGTATTGCAGATGTTTCCACATTGAAGGACTGTGGCGCTGCAGGAATTGTTTTAGGATCCGGACTGTATACCGGAAAGATAACGCTTGAAGAGGCACTAGAGGCATCATGAGGACAGGATCAGTTTCACGCGAGACCAAAGAGACAAAGATCAGGATCGATCTCAATCTGGACGGAACCGGGATATGCCAGATCAGTACCGGAGTGCCGTTCTTCGATCATATGCTCGACTCATTTGGAAGGCATGGAAGGTTTGATCTTTCAGTCCAGGCAGACGGAGACCTGGCTGTAGGGCCACATCATACCGTTGAAGATATTGCCATCGTCATTGGTGCCGCATTCAGGGATGCAGTCGGAGAGGGCAGAGGAATCAGGAGGTTTGCCCATGCAATCATCCCGATGGATGAGGCCAGGGTAATGGTCACTACCGATATAAGCGGCAGACCATACTGTGTCTTTTCAGGTTCATTCAGTGGTTCTGTAGAAGGGGTTCTGGAGCCGTATCTGATTGAGCATTTCTTTACATCCTTTGCCTCATCAGCACGCATCACGCTCCATCTCGAAGGTACAGGGCGATCAGATCATCACCTGTGCGAGGCTTTCTTCAAAGCATGTGGTGTCACTCTGTATGAGGCAACCCGTATTACTGATCCAAACGGAAGTATCCCAAGTACAAAAGGGGTACTCTGATAATCCTGTATTCTACAGAAAAGCATCACTTCTGCGGGGAATATCTCCGAAAGATAACAGACAAAAACACGGAAGATCCGTGAAATCCCCATCCAGACCTGACTGTCAAAGCAGAAGCCAGGCCAGATATTAAAACGCTATTACAAAAGAGAGGATGTGTCAGGCATTCTCTGCTGCCATCTTGACGTCTTCATCCTTGATCGTCTTTCTGCCTGCGTGCTGTGCAAGGCGATTTGCTTCCTTTGTTAGGGTTGCAATGTATTCTTCAGCCTTATCAACGAGTGCTGTTGCTGCATCGCTTCCCACACGTTCAGCCCCGTTCTTCTTTGCGATTCTTACAACTGCTGCAATAGGTAAGTCTGCCATAGTCCTCTACCTCAAAAAAAGGTATATTGATATCTATATAAACATTTCGAGATTTTATCGAAATTTAAGGATTTCAACGATGCAATCAAACGATTTTTAATTTTCCTCATCACCACTCCTGATGATCAGGAATCAGACGCATAAAATTAAATTGCCATAAATCACGGCAAATTTCGGAGTTTTACACTGATTATCTGAAGCTCATCGATGCTGCCAGATTTAGGGCATTTGAATAATCTGGGTTAACGCGCGAAGTATCTACGAAGATTCCGGGGATATTTACAACAGGTGCCCCATGCGAAGCCCCTTTCCCGGCATAGAGCAGTGTCCTGAAGATCAGGTTACCGGTTATACCATCAGGAGCGATGATTAGACCGCATTCGGCGATAGCATCCTCGATCAGGATCTCATAGTGTCTGGCCCCGGTGATTCGTGCGACAAGTTCAGCATCAGCCATACTCCGGTCCACTGCAGGATGCCTCCCTGCATCACCGAGTCGTCCACCAGAGAGGATACCGACGGTGCCTGAGAGCCCTGCGCCGACTGCTATCTCCTTTCCCTTTCTGATGAGTGATACCTTCTGGCTGATGGTCCATCCTTCATCAATTCCAACCGGGGCGAGGAAGAACTGCTTTCCGGCTGCAGACTCCAGGAGCACAATTCGTTCAAGATCCTGCACACCATATGCATGTTTGAGTGCTGAGAGGGTCTTGCTGGCAGGAAGGGTACCCCTGACCGCTGCAACGATCTGACCAGATGCCAGATCTGATACCAACATCTCCCCGGGAGAGTCTGCTGTTCTTACCTGGCAGGGAAAAGAAAAGTGTGATGCAGTGTCAGGATCTGTGTAACAGACAACGTTGTCTGCAACAGATGAGTTCGCGATACTCCGGGCAACCCGTTCTGGATCAACAGCAGCACCAATGCCTATGAGACCCTGGTGCATCTCTCCTCTGAACCCAGATGGGTTATCCCACCACACCCGGAGAAGTCAAACACACTTGTGTCTTCGTCCCCATGTACAATTCTGAGATCCTTTGAGTCATTCACTGTACCGATGACCTGCGCCGTCATCCCAACATCAGAGAAGAGTGAGATAACTTCATCGCGATGCTGCTCTTTCAGCGTAAGTACAAAACCCATCCCGGGGTACATCCTGACCCACTGCTCAAAGGGAATATTGTGACTGTCATCTGGCCGTGGAATAGCAGCAAGATCCACTCGTGCCCCCATTCCTGATACCTCGAGAAGCATACCGAGTGTCCCGATGATACCAGGGTTCGAGATATCCTTCCCGGCAGTCACCAGGTGACGAGTACCGAGCACCTCAAGCACATGGATCTGTGCCCGAACCTCAGCTGCTGTCCGTAGAGTTGCACTGTCCCAGTTCAGGGCGCAGGAAGGATGAACCCTCCCGTCCATATCGATGGCGACAACAATCAGGTCACCCGCCTGTGCGGTACTGCTGTAGATGACCCCGTCGAGAGGTGCAACACCCAGAATTGCAATATCAATGACACTGTACGGTGTGTCAGGGTGAAGATGGCCGCCGACTATCGGGACACCAAACTGGGCTGATGCGTCACGCATCCCTGCAATAACGGCATCACGAATCGAACCAGATGATATTGAAAAGACATCAACCATCGCCAGGGGACGTCCACCCATTGCGGCTATGTCGTGAATATTAACAAGAACAGCACAATACCCTGCCCAGTATGGATCCGCATCCATGAGTCTGCTCCAGATACCGTCTGCAGCAAGGAGAAGGGCATCCCCATTATTTTGTATAACTGCAGCATCTTCTCCGAATGAAGCAATTACACCAGGACAGTCAAGCTTGAGATCATGTACCATCGCACCGATCTCACTCTTGCGTCTGACGCCTTCATACTCCCTGACTGCTTTGGCAATCAGTTCGGTGGAACAGGTGTACTCTCCCATGGCATCTAAGCTCTCTTTCCCGTTTCTGTCTCATCTGAAATAAACTGTCTGATTCTAGCATGTTTCCTCAGGAAATGGTAGATGTCGCAGTTAGAACACTGGCATGCGACGCTGCAATCCCCTGGAGGAGCGCTTTATCTGGTGCCATGCTGAATGGATCAGGAATGGACTGGGCAGAGAAATATCGTCCACGGCATCTTGCTGACCTGGTCGGAAATAAAGAATCCATACGCCAGATGGTTACCTGGGCGCAGACCTGGACACCAGACTCAGAGGCACTCCTCCTGTATGGCAAACCCGGGATCGGAAAGACATCAGCGGCCAATGCACTTGCCACCGACATGAACTGGGAGGTTGTTGAACTCAATGCGAGTGATCAGCGGACCAAATCTGTCATCGAACGTGTTGCCGGCACAAGTGCCAGCACAGGTTCCCTGCTTGGATCAGGAAGAAAACTGATCATTCTTGATGAGGCAGATAATCTGCAGGGTAATGCAGACCGCGGCGGAGCACGAGCCATAGTTGACGTCATAAAAAAAGCAAGTCAGCCGATCATCCTCATTGCCAACGATCTCTACGGACTTGATAGCGCCATCAGGTCGCTCTGTATGAAAGTTCAGTTCAGGGCTGCCCAGGCAAAGACCATAACACCCAGGCTGAAAGAGATCTGCATCAAAGAGGAGATCTCCTGTGATATACATGCGCTCAGCGATATTTCAGACAGGGCAGGCGGGGATATCAGGTCAGCAGTCACCATGCTCTTTGCAGCCACAATCGGGAGATCAGAGCTTAAGGAAGATGACCTCGCGACATCACGCAAAGATAACAGGTCTACAATTTTTGATCTGGTTGCTGCCACATTGCACCAGAACCCTTCACGTCCCCTGACAGATATCGCCTTTGAGGTGGATGAGACACCGGATACCGAGATGCAATGGATTGAGGGCAATATCGGGCTCATGAAAGATCAGGCTGCCATCTGCAGGGCATATCAGGCGGTATCAAGAGCGGATGAATATTTAGGCAGGACTTTCAGGAGCCAGTATTATACCCTCTGGCGGTACGCAACCGCAACTATGCTTCTCGGGGTGAACGACGCAGCCTGTGGATCGGGAGGGTACATGAAGATCATGCCCCCCGAGCGATGGAGACGGATGTCCACAGCTAAGCGGCAGAAGTCAGCGCGTGAACAACTCCTCTCACGACTCGGCAGGACCATGCATATGGCTGCAGGTACGGTCCGGAGCGGGTACCTGATGCCGGTCTCATTCCTTGCACAACAGAACCCTGACGAATACGCGGAAGAGTTCTCACTTGATCTTGATCAACTGGACCTCCTGATACAGGATTCAGAGATCGCTAAATCTGTTATCAAAAAGATTGAGGATCGCAGGAAAGAGGTAGAGAAAGAACTTAAAAAGAGACAGAAAGAGGAGGCAAAGACAGCACAAAAAGCGAGGAAAATCGCAGAGAAACAGGCACCTCTCCCTCCAGCTGCTCCCGCGAAGATAGAGGAGCAGACATCTGCAGATCTCAAGGAAGAGCAGAATACAGGAAAAACACCAGAAGAGAAGAGCGGAAAAGCAGAGAAATCACCATCACAATCCACGCTCTTCAGCTTTGGCGGGTAACATACAGACAAAGGGGCACTCCGCAGTCGATGATCCGGTGTGGGTGAGAATATCCTTCAAACCCAAGATGATACACCAGCAGATCGGCGTCACACCGGGATGCAAACCTGATGAGAGGTCCCATCATCTCTTCTATCGGCCTGATGGCAAGGATGCATTCGACATCTGTGATGCTCTCATTAACCGCACAGACATCGAGAACCATGAATGGAACCAACAGGATTCCTAGTGGAATTGTAAGGTCGCTGCAGGTCACAGATACCCCTGCTCGCTGGATCAACTCAGCAGCATGGGTGTTATGACCTGAACCGATCTCAAGCACTGAGCGGTATCGCCCCGCAATATATTGGGCAATTGACGTCTCAATATGTTTATACCCGCTCATTACTCAGATTATTGGGAATGGATATCCAAATATTCTGGGATCGGGGAGCACCACAGGGCCTTGAGATCCCGGTGGGACGTACCATCACCCAGATCCTGGATATCCCGGTGCAGGTATTTACCAATCCTCTCCTCTATAACGGATTTTCTATCAGCAGGCATCAGTTTGATGCTACTGCCATCCTCTCCTGTATTGATACCTACAAGCGGAGGAACAATATCGAAGCACCCCTCCTCCTAGTGATCAATGACGATATCTTCAGGCCCGCATCACGGTACGTCTTCGGGCTTGCACGTCCCAGGACAGGATCAGCAGTGGTATCGGCAGCCAGGCTCAGGAATGAGTTCTGGGATCTTCCAGCCGACGATAAAGTACTGTGTGATCGGATCGTCTCCGAGGGTGCACACGAGATAGGGCATCTTTTCGGCCTTGAGCATTGTACTTTAGATGAACGCTGTGTTATGGCAAACCCTGGATGCCTTGATGATCTGGATCATAAAAAATCCTGGCTCTGCGACGAGTGCAAAGCCAAGCTACAGAATGCACAAACGATCTGCATCAGGTAAATCTACGTCAGGCAATATTCTCCAGACCATACCCCGGGGGCCAGAGATTATTCTGAATGGTATCTGCCAGAGCAAAGGCTATATGACGGGCTACGGCTAACAATTCTTCTAATACGGTGGGAAACACGTGAAAAATAATCCCCTGCCTTCAATTACCCAGAGCCAGGTCATCTGGTCAGCAGTTCTGATCATCCTGTGTGCATTCTACCTTATCTGGACACTCGGGCTGATGAACGGTGCACGGCTCGACGTACCCTATACCTATGATGGAGATGGTCTTGAGTACAATCTTCTTGTAAAGACAACCATTGAGAACGGTTGGTGGTTTGAGAACCCGATGACCGGGGCGCCCGGAACCCTTGAGATGTATGACTACGCAATCGGGAGCAACCTTGATCTCCTGATTATGAAGATCCTCAGTCTCTTTTCAGGCAACTATGCCGTGGTGATGAATGTATACTATATCCTCGGTTTCTTCCTGACTGCGCTCTGTTCACTCTATGTCTTCAGGCAACTCAGGATATCATACCCAATCGCGGTGTTTGGTAGCCTGCTCTTCTCGTTCCTGTATTATCACTTCTACCGGATCGGACACTACAATCTGATATCCTATTACATGATTCCCCTGATGGTGCTGGTGATCCTCTGGGTGTGCCAGGGAGAGCCACTCTTCTTCCGTCAGGGAAGAACCGGCTTATTGTCAGGAATTACTCTCACTCACAAGGGCCTGATAGCAGCAGTGATCCTGCTCATCACCTCAACTCATTCTTACTACGGATACTTCGGTCTCCTGCTCCTCGCAGTTGGGGTTCTCTGGGCATACTCACGGACCTATCATGCCGCTGACTTTCTCAACGGGGCAATAGCATGTGTTGTGTTGATTGCAGGCATTCTTCTCAATAAACTTCCCTCGCTCGTGTACGGACTCTTCAACGGGCCGTCATTTGTGATGTCATACCGGTACGCATTTGAGTCAGAAACCTGGGGGATGAAACTGATTCAGCTGCTGCTCCCGGCCCAGGGGCATCGGATCCCATTCCTTGCCGATATTGCCCAGAAGTATACAGAGTACCGCCCACTTGTGAATGAGAACGTGAGTGCATCGCTCGGTATAATCGGGAGCATCGGACTTGTCATCCTGCTCGGGTGGATCTTTCTCAGAGGATTCCCACTTATTCAGGCACGGCTCGCAAACAGGGCCACACTGGTGGATCACCTCTCACTGCTCACCATCGCATCGATATTTATCGGAACCATCGGTGGAATCTCTGCAATCATTGCACAGGTATTTCCGGAGGTCCATTCTTACAACCGCATCAGCCTCTATATCGCCTTCTTTGCTATCCTGACAGTGCTGCTACTGCTGCAACTGATCTTCGAGCAGTACAGGACACAGCATCTCTTCTGTCCGGTATTTCTCATCCTGCTCCTGGCTCTCCTTACATTTGGTATCTTTGACCAGGTTCCAGCCGGATATGCACTGACTGCAGGTTCAGATCGTGAGAAAGAGTTTCAGATGCAGGCAGACTATTTTGGCCAGATAGAAGAGAAGATGCCTGCCGGATCATCAATCTTCATACTCCCCGATATCGGAGGATTTCCAAACTCCAACCCCCCGGGTAAGATCAAAGGCCTTGACAGCCTGAAACCATATCTGCATACCCATACCCTGAAGTGGAGTTATCCGACCATGAAAGGAAGATTCTGGGATAACTGGCAGACTGCAGTCTGTGCTTCTTCACCTGAAGATATGATGGGTCATCTCTTTGCCACCGGGTTTTCCGGACTGCTTGTTGACGGATATGGATATGCCGATGGCGGCGGAAAAACAGAAGATGCCATCACCACTCTTACCGGAATCAAACCCCTGATGAGCAGCGACGGAAGGTATGCATTCTATGACCTGCGGAGTTACATGGATCAGAAGAAGGCAGATATGAGCGAGGCACAGTTTGAATCTGCTAAACAGGAGTACATCAAGACGATGATGGCACGTCCTGAACTTCAGGACCCGGTATTCGGATCAGAAATCAGAGAAAAACTGACAACACCAAAGACCGCACAGTAACCACCTTCTTTTTTTCCAGATTCACAAACACACCAGAGATCAGGATAATTAAAAACAGACGCTTTAAAAATAGACACTGATTATAGATAGCAACTTTAAAAGTTCAGAATAACCGGGATTTCAGGAAAAGAAGAGAGGTTTATCCGAACAGGGCACCAAGCCCTGCCATACCGCTCTCTTCCTCTGCCTTCTTGTCTTCTTTTGGCTCCTCTTCTGCTGCAGCGGGGGCTGCGCCTGCTGCTGGTGCTGCTGCGGCTACAGCGACTGGTGCAACTGCTGCCTTGCTGATAGCGTCCTCGATGTCGACTCCATCAAGTGCTGCTACCAGTGCCTTTACACGGGATTCGTTAACTGCGATACCAGCGGCAGAGAGAACTGCCTGAACTGCGGATTCGTTGACATCCTTACCTGCCTTGTGCAGGAGGAGTGCAGCGTAGATATACTCCATTTATTGTTCACCTATAATTATTTGCGTATGACGATATTACTCAGTTTCATTGAACCACAGACTGCAGTGCCATAGCCTGTGACTGTGCCTTTCCGATGATTGCATCCATGACATCGTCGCTGACAACAGCAGCCTCAACTGCAACGTTACGTGCCTCACGAACTGCCTTGGTAAGCAGGTCAGCTGCAGTATCCTTTGTCGGGATTGAAGCGTTGAGTGAGAGGTTGAATGCCTGTTTAGCAGCGGTGATGATGTTGTTGTAGAACGCAACCTCGTCGATCGCAAGGACATCAGACTCGTAGACTGTACCTTCAAAGAAGGCTGCCTGCAGGAGCAGACCGACATCCATCGGTTTGACATCCAGCTTGGCAAGGGCGTCTGCAAGCTTCTTTGATATCTCCTGGCCTTCCTTGACGACCGTCTTGGTCTCACGGATGGTAACCTTGCCTGCCTCAATGGCTGCCGGGATACCTGCCTGCTGGAGTTCTCCTACGATCGGACCTGGTTTGAAACTGGTTGGACCTTTTTCGACGACGATATCGGTTGGTGCGAGTTCACCCGGACGTGCAGCCATCTTCGTCTTGGTCTTCTCAAGCATACTGTAGAGCTTGAAAGGATTGACATTCGTGAAGATGAGTGCAGAGTGTCCGTCGAGCTTGCCACCGAGATCCTTGATCTCCCCGCCCATCTCTCCGAGGGCGTGTTCGATCAGGGTGTTTCTCGTCATTCGAAGTTCTGCCCTGCCTTTCAGATTGCGACGGATGTCCTGCACCTGACGTGCGGGGATACCGTACATATCGACGAGGCCGGTAAGCTTGTACTCTTCCGAGAGCTTTTTGATCTCAGAGATCTCGTCCTTTTTCCACTTGGGAAGGTGTGCAGTGTACAGTGGCATTCTTACATCACCTTAACTGCCGGACCCATGGTGGTCTTGACATAGACCGAGCGGACCTGGAACTCACCTGATTCAAGTCTGTCCAGAACACGCTTGAGTACCGCGTCGATATTCTCGCCAATCTGTTCA
This window encodes:
- a CDS encoding archaemetzincin family Zn-dependent metalloprotease codes for the protein MDIQIFWDRGAPQGLEIPVGRTITQILDIPVQVFTNPLLYNGFSISRHQFDATAILSCIDTYKRRNNIEAPLLLVINDDIFRPASRYVFGLARPRTGSAVVSAARLRNEFWDLPADDKVLCDRIVSEGAHEIGHLFGLEHCTLDERCVMANPGCLDDLDHKKSWLCDECKAKLQNAQTICIR
- a CDS encoding histone family protein, which gives rise to MADLPIAAVVRIAKKNGAERVGSDAATALVDKAEEYIATLTKEANRLAQHAGRKTIKDEDVKMAAENA
- a CDS encoding UPF0146 family protein, with the translated sequence MSGYKHIETSIAQYIAGRYRSVLEIGSGHNTHAAELIQRAGVSVTCSDLTIPLGILLVPFMVLDVCAVNESITDVECILAIRPIEEMMGPLIRFASRCDADLLVYHLGFEGYSHPHRIIDCGVPLCLYVTRQS
- the hisB gene encoding imidazoleglycerol-phosphate dehydratase HisB, producing the protein MRTGSVSRETKETKIRIDLNLDGTGICQISTGVPFFDHMLDSFGRHGRFDLSVQADGDLAVGPHHTVEDIAIVIGAAFRDAVGEGRGIRRFAHAIIPMDEARVMVTTDISGRPYCVFSGSFSGSVEGVLEPYLIEHFFTSFASSARITLHLEGTGRSDHHLCEAFFKACGVTLYEATRITDPNGSIPSTKGVL
- a CDS encoding replication factor C large subunit, which encodes MFPQEMVDVAVRTLACDAAIPWRSALSGAMLNGSGMDWAEKYRPRHLADLVGNKESIRQMVTWAQTWTPDSEALLLYGKPGIGKTSAANALATDMNWEVVELNASDQRTKSVIERVAGTSASTGSLLGSGRKLIILDEADNLQGNADRGGARAIVDVIKKASQPIILIANDLYGLDSAIRSLCMKVQFRAAQAKTITPRLKEICIKEEISCDIHALSDISDRAGGDIRSAVTMLFAATIGRSELKEDDLATSRKDNRSTIFDLVAATLHQNPSRPLTDIAFEVDETPDTEMQWIEGNIGLMKDQAAICRAYQAVSRADEYLGRTFRSQYYTLWRYATATMLLGVNDAACGSGGYMKIMPPERWRRMSTAKRQKSAREQLLSRLGRTMHMAAGTVRSGYLMPVSFLAQQNPDEYAEEFSLDLDQLDLLIQDSEIAKSVIKKIEDRRKEVEKELKKRQKEEAKTAQKARKIAEKQAPLPPAAPAKIEEQTSADLKEEQNTGKTPEEKSGKAEKSPSQSTLFSFGG
- a CDS encoding methanogenesis marker 2 protein, translated to MGEYTCSTELIAKAVREYEGVRRKSEIGAMVHDLKLDCPGVIASFGEDAAVIQNNGDALLLAADGIWSRLMDADPYWAGYCAVLVNIHDIAAMGGRPLAMVDVFSISSGSIRDAVIAGMRDASAQFGVPIVGGHLHPDTPYSVIDIAILGVAPLDGVIYSSTAQAGDLIVVAIDMDGRVHPSCALNWDSATLRTAAEVRAQIHVLEVLGTRHLVTAGKDISNPGIIGTLGMLLEVSGMGARVDLAAIPRPDDSHNIPFEQWVRMYPGMGFVLTLKEQHRDEVISLFSDVGMTAQVIGTVNDSKDLRIVHGDEDTSVFDFSGCGGITHLGSEERCTRVS
- the hisA gene encoding 1-(5-phosphoribosyl)-5-[(5-phosphoribosylamino)methylideneamino]imidazole-4-carboxamide isomerase; translation: MKVFPAVDILGGSCVQLVQGKRESATTYGDPLTCARTWLSKGAEALHIVNLDGAFGSSAANAEQIRRVIDDTGVETQLGGGIRSLEDARSWLDTGIDRVILSTFAVNSPDCLVTLSEEFGSDRIMAGADARQGQIVVDGWERQAGDYLDWAELFISKGAGSLLYTNVNVEGLCRGIEAEPVKLLTSRVTAPVIVAGGITSIADVSTLKDCGAAGIVLGSGLYTGKITLEEALEAS
- a CDS encoding 50S ribosomal protein L10, with the protein product MPLYTAHLPKWKKDEISEIKKLSEEYKLTGLVDMYGIPARQVQDIRRNLKGRAELRMTRNTLIEHALGEMGGEIKDLGGKLDGHSALIFTNVNPFKLYSMLEKTKTKMAARPGELAPTDIVVEKGPTSFKPGPIVGELQQAGIPAAIEAGKVTIRETKTVVKEGQEISKKLADALAKLDVKPMDVGLLLQAAFFEGTVYESDVLAIDEVAFYNNIITAAKQAFNLSLNASIPTKDTAADLLTKAVREARNVAVEAAVVSDDVMDAIIGKAQSQAMALQSVVQ
- the rpl12p gene encoding 50S ribosomal protein P1, whose protein sequence is MEYIYAALLLHKAGKDVNESAVQAVLSAAGIAVNESRVKALVAALDGVDIEDAISKAAVAPVAVAAAAPAAGAAPAAAEEEPKEDKKAEEESGMAGLGALFG
- the mtxX gene encoding methanogenesis marker protein Mmp4/MtxX, producing MHQGLIGIGAAVDPERVARSIANSSVADNVVCYTDPDTASHFSFPCQVRTADSPGEMLVSDLASGQIVAAVRGTLPASKTLSALKHAYGVQDLERIVLLESAAGKQFFLAPVGIDEGWTISQKVSLIRKGKEIAVGAGLSGTVGILSGGRLGDAGRHPAVDRSMADAELVARITGARHYEILIEDAIAECGLIIAPDGITGNLIFRTLLYAGKGASHGAPVVNIPGIFVDTSRVNPDYSNALNLAASMSFR